A genome region from Setaria italica strain Yugu1 chromosome III, Setaria_italica_v2.0, whole genome shotgun sequence includes the following:
- the LOC101783208 gene encoding uncharacterized protein LOC101783208 — protein sequence MDGGRRGERGLLGGAGRGGEKRCIGRHGFWVSLRGRNQGAMVEEGVDFAQDSVVGGGDDFLFVSDSEEEVSNDFNDRSFAPHSKVPGANDVHASPSLAKADDYNPLSTPQQPGAVCAPFTAPPYSDGLEAVAWHDIAGHSQPPEEEAYVEHPDLQGQDAGADDEFREIEVMGSMALFILDSMLF from the exons ATGGATGGTGGGCGTCGAGGAGAAAGGGGGCTGCTGGGGGGAGCCGGCCGAGGAGGCGAGAAACGATGTATTGGACGGCATGGTTTTTGGGTGAGTCTCCGCGGTCGGAATCAGGGAGCTATGGTTGAAGAAGGAGTCGATTTTGCTCAAGATTCGGTGGTGGGTGGGGGTGATGACTTCCTCTTTGTATCTGATTCAGAGGAAGAAGTAAGCAATGACTTCAATGATCGTTCTTTCGCCCCGCACTCCAAGGTCCCAGGTGCCAACGATGTCCATGCATCTCCATCCCTGGCCAAGGCTGATGACTATAATCCCTTGTCTACTCCACAGCAGCCGGGTGCCGTTTGCGCTCCCTTCACGGCGCCGCCGTACTCAGATGGTCTGGAAGCTGTTGCATGGCATGACATTGCCGGCCACTCTCAACCACCGGAAGAAGAAGCATACGTGGAGCACCCTGATCTGCAGGGACAAGATGCAGGTGCTGACGATGAATTTCGCGAG ATCGAAGTGATGGGTAGCATGGCCTTGTTCATCCTGGACAGCATGCTCTTCTAG
- the LOC101783612 gene encoding universal stress protein PHOS32 produces the protein MAAEVGGGGGSPPGKPVMVVGIDDSDHSYYALEWTLQHFFAPGQPQQYRLVVLTAKPPASSVIGIAGVGSAELLPTVEADLKRTVARVIDKAKMLCAEVTDVGYEAMEGDARSVICEAVDRHHAEMLVVGCHGYSKWKRAVLGSVSDYCTHHAHCSVMVVKMPKHKH, from the exons ATGGCGGCGGaggtaggaggaggaggcggctcTCCGCCGGGGAAGCCGGTGATGGTGGTGGGGATCGACGACAGCGACCACAGCTACTACGCTCTCGAGTGGACGCTTCAGCACTTCTTCGCCCCCGGGCAGCCGCAGCAGTACCGCCTCGTCGTGCTCACCGCCAagccgccggcgtcctccgTCATCGGCATCGCCGGCGTCGGCTCGGCCGAGCTGCTGCCGACGGTGGAAGCCGACCTCAAGCGCACCGTCGCCAGGGTCATCGACAAGGCCAAGATGCTCTGCGCCGAG GTGACCGACGTCGGCTACGAGGCCATGGAGGGGGACGCGAGGAGCGTCATCTGCGAGGCGGTCGACCGGCACCACGCCGAGATGCTCGTCGTCGGCTGCCATGGATACAGCAAATGGAAGAG GGCTGTTCTTGGAAGCGTGAGCGACTACTGCACCCACCACGCGCACTGCTCCGTCATGGTCGTCAAGATGCCAAAGCACAAGCACTGA